One Phaseolus vulgaris cultivar G19833 chromosome 11, P. vulgaris v2.0, whole genome shotgun sequence genomic window carries:
- the LOC137832244 gene encoding protein VASCULATURE COMPLEXITY AND CONNECTIVITY, whose translation MERKAFIVCGVVGFLGLLAAATSFGAEATRIKGSQVNFVSINQCTYPRSPALALGLIAALALLVSQIIINVATGCVCCRRSSQIPDSNWKVALACFVFSWFTFVIAFLLLLTGAALNDQRGEESVYFGYYYCYVVKPGVFAGGAILSLASSAFGIVYYISLTQKKNGIQYPYPNQGVIAMAQPQIPSQTSADPVFVHEDTYVRRQFT comes from the exons ATGGAGAGAAAGGCTTTCATAGTGTGCGGCGTCGTTGGCTTCTTGGGACTGTTGGCGGCTGCAACTAGCTTCGGTGCAGAAGCGACAAGGATTAAG GGTTCTCAAGTTAATTTTGTTTCTATCAATCAGTGCACGTATCCTCGAAGTCCTGCCCTGGCTCTTGGTTTAATTGCGGCTCTGGCTCTTCTGGTATCTCAGATAATCATAAATGTTGCAACTGGGTGTGTTTGTTGCAGAAGAAGTTCCCAAATCCCAGATTCCAATTGGAAGGTGGCACTCGCCTGCTTTGTTTTCTCCTG GTTCACATTTGTTATTGCTTTTCTCCTGTTGCTTACTGGTGCTGCACTGAACGATCAACGTGGTGAAGAGAGTGTATACTTTGGCTACTACTACTGCTATGTTGTGAAACCTGGAGTGTTTGCAGGGGGTGCAATTTTATCCCTTGCTAGTTCTGCATTTGGAATTGTGTATTACATTTCCCTAACCCAGAAAAAGAATGGTATCCAATACCCATATCCTAACCAAGGGGTCATAGCCATGGCACAACCACAGATCCCATCTCAGACCAGTGCAGATCCAGTATTTGTGCATGAAGACACATATGTCAGACGACAGTTCACATGA